Proteins from one Cellulosilyticum lentocellum DSM 5427 genomic window:
- a CDS encoding stalk domain-containing protein has translation MYKKRFLSAVLAMSLLVTQASVMAQVVSVNEVEQATQIVMDQKEEKGLYLVQKGEITELDTTKHGTRILVGDYNNGIFFNLQPKVPVLDANTLSFKSQKDLKEGMEVTVIYPKNSPMALSQPPMSSSAVLVIINSPKNSIEVGYFDENLVNEANTLKLNIGENTVIKNIKGECRVFTADDIKNKNAAVIYDVTTRSIPAQTTPLFVMILDDEKVASEELINENGERETEVTADYKVLREIATDLEYEINWDNENKQVTLTKGELEVTFKIGESTCSINNQVKTLQQVNKLQAGSILVSEETAHLLK, from the coding sequence ATGTATAAGAAAAGATTCTTAAGTGCAGTATTAGCAATGAGTTTATTAGTAACGCAAGCCAGTGTAATGGCTCAGGTAGTAAGTGTTAATGAAGTAGAACAAGCAACTCAGATTGTTATGGATCAAAAAGAAGAAAAGGGCTTATATTTAGTTCAAAAGGGTGAAATAACAGAATTAGATACAACAAAACATGGTACACGTATTTTAGTAGGAGATTATAATAATGGTATCTTTTTTAATCTGCAACCTAAAGTACCTGTATTAGATGCTAATACGTTAAGCTTTAAATCTCAAAAGGATTTAAAAGAAGGGATGGAAGTAACTGTTATATATCCCAAGAATTCACCAATGGCATTAAGTCAACCACCAATGTCTTCATCAGCTGTTTTAGTTATAATCAATTCACCTAAAAATTCGATAGAAGTAGGATACTTTGATGAAAATCTAGTAAATGAAGCGAATACCTTGAAACTTAATATTGGTGAAAATACAGTGATTAAGAATATAAAAGGTGAATGCCGCGTCTTTACTGCTGATGATATTAAAAATAAAAATGCAGCTGTTATTTATGATGTAACTACACGTAGTATTCCAGCGCAAACGACACCACTTTTTGTAATGATTTTAGATGATGAAAAAGTAGCTAGTGAAGAGTTAATAAATGAGAATGGCGAAAGAGAAACGGAAGTAACAGCTGATTATAAAGTGCTACGAGAGATTGCTACTGATTTAGAATATGAAATCAATTGGGATAATGAAAATAAGCAAGTTACTCTCACTAAAGGAGAATTAGAAGTAACCTTTAAAATAGGAGAATCAACGTGTTCTATTAATAATCAAGTAAAAACACTACAGCAAGTAAATAAATTACAAGCAGGTAGTATTTTGGTTTCTGAGGAGACAGCTCATTTATTAAAATGA
- a CDS encoding carbon-nitrogen hydrolase family protein produces MKQVISVAVVNFNARWGEKSINYERIVGYIEAASRRGVNLIVLPELCLTGYDDENHVAKEQKMQVRLAENKYGEMVSELLDLAKVYNMYIVLGMPERNKKDDATIHNSALVLTPESMSYTYRKIHLALDEPNWATPGEEPLLVETPWGPIGIAICYDIYAFPELIRYYAAKGARLIVNSTAYAKSRGAAKGRTTLESTVLMNGVYVATANLCGIDLVNDFWGGSSIIGPSRKMQEVYYYAGKPFDAPDAGEQEMYIATIDLSLAERGIFKENSRLGHSDFRPELYAKWYKELAGEK; encoded by the coding sequence ATGAAACAGGTTATATCTGTAGCAGTTGTAAATTTTAATGCTAGATGGGGAGAGAAAAGCATTAACTATGAAAGAATAGTAGGATATATAGAGGCTGCTAGTAGAAGGGGAGTAAATCTTATTGTTTTACCAGAATTATGTTTAACAGGTTATGATGATGAAAACCATGTGGCTAAAGAACAAAAGATGCAAGTTAGGTTAGCGGAAAATAAATATGGAGAAATGGTGAGTGAACTATTAGATTTAGCTAAAGTATATAATATGTATATCGTGCTGGGGATGCCTGAGAGAAATAAGAAGGATGATGCAACTATTCATAACTCGGCATTAGTACTTACACCAGAAAGTATGAGTTACACTTATAGAAAAATACATTTAGCTTTAGATGAACCTAATTGGGCTACGCCAGGGGAAGAGCCACTTCTAGTAGAAACACCTTGGGGACCTATAGGAATTGCTATTTGTTATGATATATATGCATTTCCAGAACTAATTCGTTATTATGCAGCTAAAGGAGCAAGACTGATTGTGAATAGTACTGCATATGCTAAAAGTAGAGGAGCAGCTAAAGGGAGAACGACTTTAGAAAGTACGGTTTTAATGAATGGCGTATACGTAGCAACGGCTAATTTATGTGGCATAGATTTAGTGAATGATTTTTGGGGAGGCAGTAGCATCATTGGGCCTTCTAGAAAGATGCAAGAGGTTTATTATTACGCAGGTAAACCCTTTGATGCACCAGATGCAGGTGAGCAAGAAATGTATATAGCTACTATTGATCTAAGCTTAGCTGAAAGAGGGATCTTTAAAGAGAACTCTAGACTAGGACATTCGGATTTTAGGCCAGAACTTTATGCGAAATGGTATAAAGAGCTTGCAGGAGAAAAGTAG